In Lates calcarifer isolate ASB-BC8 linkage group LG23, TLL_Latcal_v3, whole genome shotgun sequence, a single genomic region encodes these proteins:
- the LOC108873446 gene encoding speckle-type POZ protein, with translation MSRVPSPPPPAEMSSGPVAESWCYTQIKVVKFSYMWTINNFSFCREEMGEVIKSSTFSSGANDKLKWCLRVNPKGLDEESKDYLSLYLLLVSCPKAEVRAKFKFSILNAKGEETKAMESQRAYRFVQGKDWGFKKFIRRDFLLDEANGLLPDDKLTLFCEVSVVQDSVNISGQNTMNMVKVPDCRLADELGGLWENSRFTDCSLCVAGQEFQAHKAILAARSPVFSAMFEHEMEESKKNRVEINDVEPEVFKEMMCFIYTDKAPNLDKMADDLLAAADKYALERLKVMCEDALCTSLSVENAAEILILADLHSADQLKTQAVDFINYHAAEVMETAGWKSMVASHPHLVAEAYRSLASAQCPFLGPPRKRLKQS, from the exons ATGTCAAGAGTCCCGAGTCCCCCTCCCCCTGCGGAAATGTCCAGCGGGCCTGTGGCCGAGAGCTGGTGCTACACACAG ATCAAAGTGGTGAAGTTCTCTTACATGTGGACCATCAACAACTTCAGCTTTTGTCGtgaggagatgggagaggtcATCAAGAGCTCCACCTTCTCTTCTGGGGCCAATGACAAGCTGAAATG GTGTTTGCGAGTGAATCCCAAAGGCCTGGATGAGGAGAGCAAAGACTACCTGTCTCTCTACCTGCTGCTGGTCAGCTGTCCGAAGGCCGAGGTGCGCGCCAAGTTCAAGTTCTCCATTCTCAATGCCaagggagaggagacaaaagcCATGG AGAGCCAGAGAGCATATCGCTTTGTCCAGGGGAAGGACTGGGGCTTTAAAAAGTTCATCCGGAGAGACTTCCTCCTAGATGAGGCTAACGGTCTTTTACCTGACGACAAGCTCACGCTCTTCTGTGAG GTGAGTGTGGTGCAGGACTCAGTCAACATATCTGGGCAGAACACCATGAACATGGTGAAGGTGCCTGACTGCCGGCTAGCAGATGAGCTGGGGGGCCTGTGGGAGAACTCGCGCTTCACAGACTGTTCCCTGTGTGTGGCTGGCCAGGAGTTTCAGGCCCACAAAGCCATCCTGGCAG CACGCTCCCCTGTATTCAGCGCCATGTTTGAGCACGAGATGGAAGAGAGCAAAAAG AACCGAGTGGAGATCAATGATGTGGAGCCCGAGGTTTTCAAAGAGATGATGTGCTTCATTTACACAGACAAGGCTCCCAACCTGGACAAGATGGCTGATGACTTGCTGGCTGCAGCTGACAAG TATGCTCTGGAGAGACTGAAGGTCATGTGCGAGGATGCTCTGTGCACCAGTCTGTCTGTGGAAAACGCTGCTGAGATCCTCATCCTGGCCGACCTGCACAGTGCAGACCAGCTCAAGACACAGGCCGTCGACTTCATCAACTA CCACGCTGCAGAGGTGATGGAGACAGCAGGTTGGAAGTCCATGGTAGCGTCTCATCCTCACCTGGTGGCAGAGGCTTACCGCTCCCTGGCTTCAGCCCAGTGCCCTTTCCTCGGACCCCCACGCAAGCGCCTCAAACAATCCTAA
- the cenpt gene encoding uncharacterized protein cenpt, translating to MDHTEDLSARVLLKNILSTEPPRTPITRSPSKAQSTSGTRRSSRLSKKDAGAQTPQNILRRSLKQKIRESITRKSLPATTRRTASVVLKRMNTPAATSMLLGDGDTPRHILKNILLTEPVKSPVVHEKAASEEPQLPSANSSIASKRPSIELSGLDLPDLTIGIAASTAKGLSRKRPRRSLNVTAFEKRLKDGNDAEEENEESIGDHSSLSLSSTSTSLSLKTPFVDVRTEKRGLQRRVSNRRKITEEEFGAAVNKRQMEGVSSFAPVEQGLSETAYSEGFTLGLSHLSEPDLTTDIVNCNTALYTRHDATTSSFSIVATQDKPTVMASQLQRQIGDMEQMEAEQSKLGKEKSTYVFPTEEEVEAESQNEECVSESLSENDVDSQPAAMQSEDEEGVVESQPVAADSEEEENKVEAKMGEEGAVHPQTKGDATSGSQSEEEVVAPDSQTEEGEGEGAFDSQTEGEEEGGVDSQPDEDPATRSQSEEEEVVPDSQTEEQQESEVESQTEEEEGAADSQSGEDVEARSQSEEEQEGDADDYQSDSQSEEAGDVAESQTEDMHDGKQGKEDGELEHDLEHISRRAHHSEGGLIMPVTVGPPGWSEGKSKAYSATDLHSSLEIRSHEPHIEMPDLAESSTQGQKDAFNTDAESDKENSFHLLGLTQDIGEGGDLSDASPPEEDAAAQEPGEQEEEWEDEDDGEGNEEYPCKTPAFVRQKRNFFPSDPQASPSVLKNIQASSTSEALPVAKPKQVQQRKRAPAKKEAGLSKNYLMGVFKHFAKAKVSADVYPVLKEIMDKFFDRLTDDLETYAGHARRKTIEVEDAELLLKRQGYVNDKVPVEVLIEKYLRMDQRKLLIPIATSGNVVIPKKRR from the exons ATGGATCACACGGAGGATTTATCTGCTCGGGTCCTGCTGAAAAACATCCTCAGCACCGAACCACCCAGGACTCCAATCACCCGCAG TCCCTCCAAAGCACAGAGCACCAGCGGGACCCGGcgcagcagcagactgagcaaAAAAGATGCTGGAGCCCAGACCCCACAGAACATCCTGAGGCGCAGCTTGAAACAGAAAATTCGtgag AGTATAACCAGGAAATCCCTGCCTGCCACTACAAGGAGAACTGCCTCTGTTGTGCTCAAGAGGATGAACACTCCAGCCGCAACGTCAATGCTGCTTGGTGATGGAGACACACCGAGGCACATACTCAAGAACATCCTGCTGACAG AGCCTGTGAAGTCACCGGTGGTTCATGAGAAAGCAGCATCAGAAGAGCCACAGCTGCCTTCAGCCAACTCCAGCATTGCCAGCAAACGCCCTag TATTGAGCTCTCGGGGCTGGATCTGCCTGATTTAACTATCGGCATCGCAGCAAGCACCGCAAAGGGACTGAGCAGAAAGAGACCACGGCGGAGCCTTAATGTAACAGCTTTTGAAAAACGACTTAAAGATGGAAATG atgctgaagaagaaaatgaggaatCAATAGGCGACCattcatctctgtctttgtcaag CACCTCCACTTCTTTGAGCCTAAAAACACCCTTTGTGGATGTTCGGACTGAGAAAAGGGGCCTGCAGAGAAGAGTTTCCAACCGCCGAaaaatcacagaggaagaaTTTGGTGCCGCTGTAAATAAACGGCAGATGGAAG GAGTGAGCAGTTTTGCGCCTGTGGAGCAGGGTCTCAGCGAGACCGCTTACTCTGAGGGCTTCACCCTGGGCCTGAGCCACCTCAGTGAACCTGATCTCACAACTGACATTGTCAACTGTAACACAGCCCTCTACACCAGGCATGATGCCACGACCTCCAGTTTTTCCATTGTCGCAACGCAGGACAAACCCACAGTGATGGCTTCTCAGCTTCAGAGACAGATTGGGGACATGGAGCAGATGGAAGCGGAGCAGAGCAAGTTGGGGAAAGAGAAGTCAACATATGTATTTCCAACTGAGGAGGAGGTTGAGGCAGAATCTCAGAATGAAGAATGTGTGTCTGAGTCACTGTCGGAGAATGATGTGGATAGTCAACCTGCAGCCATGCAGTCTGAGGACGAGGAAGGTGTAGTCGAATCTCAGCCTGTTGCAGCTGattctgaggaggaggagaacaaagTGGAAGCTAAAATGGGAGAGGAAGGTGCAGTTCATCCTCAAACCAAAGGGGATGCTACAAGTGGATCTCAGTCTGAGGAGGAAGTTGTTGCACCTGACTCCCAAActgaagaaggagaaggagaaggtgCATTTGACTCCCAAactgagggagaagaggaaggtgGAGTTGATTCCCAGCCTGATGAGGATCCTGCAACCAGGTCTCAGTCCGAGGAAGAGGAGGTTGTGCCAGACTCTCAAactgaagagcagcaggaaaGTGAGGTTGAATCTCAaactgaggaagaagaaggtgCAGCTGATTCCCAGTCTGGGGAGGATGTGGAAGCCAGGTCTCAGTCGGAGGAAGAGCAAGAGGGGGATGCGGATGATTATCAAAGCGATTCTCAATCCGAGGAAGCTGGGGATGTGGCTGAGTCTCAGACTGAAGATATGCATGATGGGAAACAGGGGAAAGAAGATGGTGAGCTGGAACATGACTTGGAGCACATCAGTCGAAGGGCTCATCACTCTGAGGGTGGACTCATCATGCCTGTGACAGTAGGACCACCAG GATGGTCTGAGGGCAAGTCCAAAGCATACAGTGCGACTGATCTACACAGCAGCTTGGAAATAAGAAGTCACGAGCCTCATATTGAGATGCCTGACTTGGCTGAGTCTTCAACCCAAGGACAGAAAGATGCTTTCAATACGGACGCCGAGTCTGATAAAGAGAACTCCTTTCATCTTCTCGGGTTGACGCAGGACATTGGGGAGGGCGGCGACTTGAGTGATGCTTCACCTCCTGAAGAAGATGCTGCTGCTCAGGAGCCTGGTGAACAGGAAGAAGAGTGGGAGGATGAAGACGATGGGGAAGGGAATGAGG AGTACCCCTGCAAGACTCCAGCATTtgtcagacagaaaaggaaCTTTTTTCCGTCTGATCCTCAGGCCTCACCCTCTGTTCTTAAGAATATTCAAGCCAG TAGTACAAGTGAAGCTTTGCCTGTAGCTAAACCTAAGCAGGtgcaacagaggaagagagcgCCAGCCAAGAAAGAAGCAGGCCTTTCTAAGAACTACCTTATGGGTGTGTTCAAGCACTTTGCCAAAGCAAAAGTCTCTGCTGATGTTTACCCCGTCCTAAAAGAAAT AATGGATAAATTCTTTGATCGGCTGACAGACGACTTAGAGACATATGCAGGTCACGCAAGGAGAAAAACCATAGAAGTTGAAGATGCTGAATTACTGTTGAAAAG GCAGGGTTATGTGAACGACAAGGTCCCGGTAGAAGTGCTCATTGAAAAATATCTCCGCATGGATCAGCGTAAGCTCCTCATCCCCATTGCAACCAGTGGAAATGTTGTTATCCCAAAAAAGCGGAGGTGA
- the LOC108873442 gene encoding cytochrome c oxidase subunit NDUFA4 gives MSSVLKLVAKQVRSHPALIPLFIFIGGGVTMSVTYLCRLALKNPDVSWDRKNNPEPWNKLEHNQQYKLFTVNMDYSKLKKDRPDF, from the exons ATGTCGTCTGTGTTGAAGCTCGTCGCCAAGCAAGTCAGGAGCCACCCAGCT CTGATCcccctcttcatcttcatcggTGGCGGGGTGACCATGAGCGTCACTTACCTGTGTCGGCTGGCTCTGAAAAACCCTGACGTCTC ATGGGATCGCAAGAACAACCCTGAGCCCTGGAACAAATTGGAGCACAATCAGCAATACAAA cttttcaccGTTAACATGGACTACTCCAAGCTGAAGAAGGACAGGCCTGATTTCTAA